The following nucleotide sequence is from Fusobacterium perfoetens.
ATGTTCTACTGGAATAGGAGGTCCTTCAACAGAAATAGCAGTAACAGAATTAATTGAGCTAGGAGCAAAATATCTTATTAGAATAGGTGGCTGTGGAGCTATAAAGGAAGATATAAAATGTGGCGAATTTATTATTAATACAGCTTCTGTAAGAATGGGTGGAAGTTCTAGATTTTATGCTATGCCAGAATATCCAGCAGTAGCAGATTTTGATTTAGTAATGTGCCTTAAAGAAGCAAGTGAAAAGCAAGGTATAAAATGTCATTTAGGAATAGGAGCTTCAATAGGTTCATTTTATAGAGGGCAAGGAAGAAATCCTCTTTCAAAAGAAGATAAACATTATCAAGATTTATATGAAGAGTTGATTAGATTAAATGTAATGAATCTTGAAATGGAAGCAGAAACAATATTTACTCTTTCTTCAATATACGGAGTAAAAGCAGCAAGTATATGTGTAGTTCATTGTAATAGAATAACAAATGAATGGTTGGTGGAATATGGAGATCCACAATTAAATATGTGTAAAACAGCTTTAGAAGCAGCAAAAATATTATATAGTAAAACAAAATAAGAGAAAGGGAGAAGAGAAAATGAAAAAATTTTTTATGGTAATGTTTTCAGTAATGATCTTAGGTTTATTTAGTGGTTGTGGAGAGAAAAAAGAGAATACTTCTGTTAAAAAAGATGAAATTCAAAAAGTATCAATTCAAATTGATGGAGCAGCAGTTCCATATTATGCTCCACTTTATATAGCTAAAGAAAAAGGATATTTTAAAGAACAAGGTTTAGATGTTGAATTTTATTATGCAGCTGCAGCAGAAATTGTAAAAAATGTAGCTACAGGAAATGTACAATTTGGATTTCCTAATGCAGATTCTGTAATTCTTGCTAAGTCACAAGGAATACCAGTTAAAGTTATAAATACAACTTATCAAAATGGATTAGGAGCACTTATTTTTCAAAAATCTTCAGGAATAAAAGAGCCAAAAGATTTAAAAGGGAAAAAGATAGGAGTAACTAGTTTTGGTAGTCCTAATTATATTCAATTACAAGTTATGTTAGAAAAAGCAGGAATGACAATACAAGATGTAAAAGTTGAAATAATAGGAACAGGAGCTATTGTAAATGCTTTAGTGAGTGGACAAGTAGATGCAATAATGTTCTCTATGCTTAGAACTATTGAATTAAAAAATCAAGGTGTAGATGTAGCTGAGATTCGTTCTGATGAATTCCTTCCTTCACATGGAAATGTACTTATAGTAGGAGATAAATATTTAGCTGAAAATAAAGATATAGTTAATAAATTTAATGCCGGTTTAAATAAAGGTATTCAATATATCGTTGATGGAAATGCAAAAGAAGCTGTTGAAATGTCTGTTGAAAAATATGCACCAAGCTTTAAAGGAAGAGAAGAAATTGTTACAACTATATTAAATGAAGTATTTATTCCATATTTATGGCAGAGTGAAAATACTAAAAAGAATGGTCTAGGATATTCAGATTTAGACAAATGGGATAATTCAATTAAAGTTTTAAAAGAGTATGGAGTAATAGAAAAAGAAGTAAATGCCAAAGATTTAATTGGAAATATAAAATAATGTAGGAGAAAAAAATGTCAAAAGAAAGAAGAAA
It contains:
- a CDS encoding nucleoside phosphorylase is translated as MYIKADKPVYEEGTAHLRCKADKISEIVFLPGDHARVEMFKELLEDYEIVSFNREFKVGTGKYNGVPITICSTGIGGPSTEIAVTELIELGAKYLIRIGGCGAIKEDIKCGEFIINTASVRMGGSSRFYAMPEYPAVADFDLVMCLKEASEKQGIKCHLGIGASIGSFYRGQGRNPLSKEDKHYQDLYEELIRLNVMNLEMEAETIFTLSSIYGVKAASICVVHCNRITNEWLVEYGDPQLNMCKTALEAAKILYSKTK
- a CDS encoding ABC transporter substrate-binding protein, which produces MKKFFMVMFSVMILGLFSGCGEKKENTSVKKDEIQKVSIQIDGAAVPYYAPLYIAKEKGYFKEQGLDVEFYYAAAAEIVKNVATGNVQFGFPNADSVILAKSQGIPVKVINTTYQNGLGALIFQKSSGIKEPKDLKGKKIGVTSFGSPNYIQLQVMLEKAGMTIQDVKVEIIGTGAIVNALVSGQVDAIMFSMLRTIELKNQGVDVAEIRSDEFLPSHGNVLIVGDKYLAENKDIVNKFNAGLNKGIQYIVDGNAKEAVEMSVEKYAPSFKGREEIVTTILNEVFIPYLWQSENTKKNGLGYSDLDKWDNSIKVLKEYGVIEKEVNAKDLIGNIK